Proteins co-encoded in one Vibrio aquimaris genomic window:
- a CDS encoding DUF484 family protein has protein sequence MSQVELEGLTAEVVADYLRDHPEFFIGRSGLIDRLVLPHNESGTVSLAHLQMQRQRQRIEELEEEITALMSLAKSNDRTFHEFMALEEQILKCDSMVSVIEVVEETAKSMGLVAYFRLLDVPSTHYSLNKTEYQGFATSHLNGKSAYLGRLRKADRIRLLGDGIQAPEMGSYVILPLKNKSLQGILAFSSSDGGHFQPNMDTLFLRHLALVLSHLIYTLPWKNEAYEATNHSSS, from the coding sequence GTGTCACAAGTTGAGCTAGAAGGGCTAACAGCTGAGGTTGTTGCTGATTATTTGCGAGACCATCCTGAATTTTTTATCGGCCGCAGCGGGTTAATCGACAGACTGGTTTTACCCCATAATGAAAGTGGTACTGTTTCTCTAGCTCACTTGCAAATGCAGAGGCAACGTCAACGTATTGAAGAGTTGGAAGAAGAAATTACGGCTCTGATGTCACTGGCAAAAAGTAATGATCGAACTTTTCACGAGTTTATGGCACTTGAAGAGCAGATTCTAAAGTGTGACAGTATGGTGTCTGTTATTGAAGTCGTTGAAGAGACAGCAAAGTCGATGGGATTGGTCGCTTACTTCCGTTTGTTAGATGTGCCTTCAACGCACTATTCTCTTAACAAAACTGAGTATCAAGGTTTCGCCACTAGTCATTTGAATGGTAAAAGTGCTTACTTAGGGCGGCTGCGTAAAGCTGATCGCATTAGGCTACTTGGGGATGGCATACAGGCCCCTGAAATGGGCTCTTATGTCATTTTGCCGCTAAAAAATAAATCACTTCAGGGCATTCTCGCCTTTTCAAGTAGTGATGGTGGGCACTTCCAACCTAATATGGATACGTTGTTTTTGAGGCACCTTGCGCTTGTTTTGTCTCATTTGATTTACACCTTACCATGGAAAAATGAGGCCTATGAAGCCACCAACCATTCCTCTTCCTAG
- the dapF gene encoding diaminopimelate epimerase translates to MHFHFSKMHGLGNDFMVVDCITQNIFFSPDLIRRLADRHTGVGFDQLLVVEAPYDPETDFHYRIFNADGSEVEQCGNGARCFARFVRMKGLTNKFSISVSTKKGKMILNIEDDDQVTVNMGVPEFEPSKIPFKAKQVEKTYILRADEHTLFCGAVSMGNPHVVTVVDDIQTADVDNLGPLLESHERFPERVNAGFMQIVSRNEVNLRVYERGAGETQACGSGACGAVAVGIVQSSLDETVKVNLPGGSLKISWKGPGKPLFMTGPACHVFDGQLSC, encoded by the coding sequence ATGCATTTCCATTTTTCTAAAATGCATGGTTTGGGTAATGACTTTATGGTTGTCGATTGTATTACCCAAAACATCTTCTTTTCCCCTGATTTGATCCGCCGTTTGGCGGATCGTCATACAGGGGTGGGTTTTGATCAGCTTTTAGTCGTTGAAGCACCCTATGATCCAGAAACTGATTTCCACTATCGGATCTTTAACGCTGACGGAAGTGAAGTTGAACAGTGTGGCAATGGTGCTCGATGTTTTGCCCGATTCGTGCGAATGAAAGGCTTAACTAATAAGTTCAGCATCAGTGTTAGCACTAAAAAAGGCAAAATGATTCTCAATATCGAGGATGATGACCAAGTCACGGTGAACATGGGTGTGCCGGAATTTGAACCAAGCAAAATCCCTTTTAAAGCCAAGCAAGTTGAAAAGACCTACATCTTACGTGCTGATGAACACACCTTATTTTGTGGTGCGGTCAGCATGGGAAATCCACATGTTGTGACAGTAGTGGATGATATCCAAACAGCCGATGTTGATAATCTTGGGCCTCTATTAGAATCACATGAGCGTTTCCCAGAGCGAGTTAACGCAGGATTTATGCAGATAGTGAGTCGCAATGAAGTTAACCTCAGAGTATATGAACGCGGTGCGGGAGAGACTCAAGCATGTGGCAGCGGCGCATGCGGCGCTGTGGCTGTTGGGATAGTACAATCCTCACTGGACGAAACAGTGAAAGTGAATTTGCCTGGTGGTTCGTTAAAAATTAGTTGGAAAGGCCCGGGTAAACCACTGTTTATGACAGGTCCAGCATGCCATGTGTTTGATGGTCAGCTAAGCTGTTAA
- the lysA gene encoding diaminopimelate decarboxylase encodes MDYFNYQDDGQLWAEDIPLTQLAEQYGTPLYVYSRATLERHWNAFDKSVGKHPHLVCYAVKANSNLGVLNTLARIGSGFDIVSGGELERVIAAGGEPSKVVFSGVGKTSQEMEQALKLGIKCFNVESEPELERLNQVAGKLGLKAPISLRINPDVDANTHPYISTGLRDNKFGIAFDRAPAVYKFAQGLEHLDIQGIDCHIGSQLTDIEPFIDATDRLLALIDDLKTQGINIKHLDVGGGLGVIYRDELPPQPSDYAKALLGRLENHQDLELIFEPGRAIAANAGVLLTKVEFLKHTEHKNFAIIDAAMNDLMRPALYQAWQDIVPVVPKDGQAVTYDLVGPICETGDFLGKDRSLVIEENDVLAVRSAGAYGFVMSSNYNTRARAAEVMVDGDRVHLVRQREELSSLWALENILAE; translated from the coding sequence TTGGATTACTTTAACTATCAGGATGATGGCCAGCTTTGGGCCGAAGATATACCTCTCACTCAGTTAGCAGAGCAGTACGGGACTCCTTTATACGTATACTCACGCGCGACACTTGAGCGTCATTGGAATGCGTTTGATAAATCGGTTGGGAAACACCCGCACCTAGTTTGCTACGCTGTTAAAGCGAATTCGAATTTGGGTGTTCTGAATACTCTAGCACGTATAGGCTCTGGCTTTGATATTGTATCTGGTGGTGAGTTAGAGCGTGTTATTGCCGCTGGTGGTGAACCTAGCAAGGTGGTATTTTCCGGTGTGGGTAAAACCTCACAAGAGATGGAACAAGCTTTAAAACTTGGCATTAAATGTTTCAATGTTGAGTCTGAACCAGAGCTTGAAAGATTAAACCAAGTTGCTGGTAAGTTAGGTTTGAAAGCACCTATTTCGCTGCGTATCAATCCAGATGTGGACGCAAATACTCACCCCTATATTTCAACCGGACTACGTGATAACAAGTTCGGTATAGCTTTTGATAGGGCGCCAGCAGTATATAAATTTGCTCAAGGCCTTGAGCATTTGGATATTCAAGGGATTGATTGTCATATCGGATCACAGCTTACCGACATTGAGCCTTTCATTGATGCGACCGATCGTCTTTTAGCTCTAATCGATGATCTTAAGACTCAGGGTATAAATATTAAGCACCTTGATGTTGGTGGCGGCTTAGGAGTGATTTACCGGGATGAATTGCCACCTCAGCCTTCAGATTACGCTAAGGCTTTGTTGGGAAGGTTAGAGAACCACCAGGATCTCGAACTCATCTTTGAACCTGGTCGTGCCATAGCCGCTAATGCAGGGGTTTTGTTGACTAAGGTTGAATTTCTTAAACACACAGAGCATAAGAACTTTGCCATCATTGATGCTGCGATGAACGATTTAATGCGTCCTGCGTTATATCAAGCGTGGCAAGATATTGTACCTGTCGTGCCAAAGGATGGACAAGCTGTCACTTATGACTTGGTGGGACCAATTTGTGAAACAGGCGATTTTCTCGGTAAAGACAGATCATTGGTTATCGAAGAAAATGACGTATTGGCCGTACGATCTGCTGGGGCATATGGCTTTGTGATGTCTTCCAACTATAATACTCGAGCTCGTGCTGCTGAAGTTATGGTTGATGGTGATAGGGTACACTTAGTACGTCAGCGTGAAGAATTATCGAGCTTGTGGGCACTAGAGAATATTCTTGCGGAGTGA
- the lptM gene encoding LPS translocon maturation chaperone LptM, with translation MKKSLVALFVLTLLGLTACGQTGPLYMPEDASQNEQPSQQ, from the coding sequence ATGAAAAAATCACTCGTTGCTTTATTTGTTTTAACCCTTCTTGGTTTGACCGCTTGTGGTCAAACTGGACCTCTTTATATGCCCGAAGATGCGTCTCAAAATGAGCAGCCTTCACAACAATAA
- the cyaY gene encoding iron donor protein CyaY, with protein sequence MNDTEFHQLVDIQMQIIEEMIDDSGADIDYETSGNVMTLEFEDRSQIIINRQEPMKEIWIASKSGGFHFALVDSKWVCSKTGIELISMVKQECVKHCTEEIDWA encoded by the coding sequence ATGAACGATACTGAATTTCATCAGTTGGTAGATATTCAAATGCAGATCATCGAGGAAATGATTGATGATTCCGGTGCAGATATTGACTATGAAACCTCAGGTAATGTGATGACTCTAGAATTCGAAGACCGAAGTCAAATCATCATAAACCGTCAAGAGCCAATGAAAGAAATATGGATAGCATCGAAATCAGGAGGTTTTCATTTTGCTTTGGTCGATTCAAAGTGGGTATGTTCCAAAACGGGGATAGAGCTTATCTCCATGGTAAAGCAAGAATGTGTTAAACACTGCACCGAAGAGATTGACTGGGCCTAA
- a CDS encoding class I adenylate cyclase — MQAYTKTLIQRLDNLNQQRIERALALMDIQGQHVFHLIPALLHFNHTSIPGYYDAHVPFGVFGLEFNAVQQQFIEDTELTTGQPLETCSQPAILALYTMGSTSSIGQSTSSDLDIWVCVSPTMSCEDRESLSNKCLLITEWAQNQGVEANFFVMDEKRFLTNHSEEMTGDNCGSSQHLLLLDEFYRSAVRLAGQRLLWQIVPPEMEECYDEYVQGLCRQGIIDCADWIDFGQLNRIPAEEYFGSNLWQLYKSIDSPYKSVLKAILLEAYSWEYPHTQLLSIDTKRRFFAHKPDLYGMDAYYLMLEKVTRYLLRIGDHARLDLVRRCFYLKTHEKLSREPGVGSVAWRREALSDMIDKWQWDEKVLAELDDRRNWKVEQVKVVHHALLDALMLSYRNLIQFARRNDITSAISPQDISILARKLYAAFEVLPGKVTLLNPQISPDLHEPDLSFIEVQPGRTNKAGWYLYKHPLKAESLIGQTFLEHNEYLSKLVAWSFFNGLITESTRLHSVVRDAHLDIDKFYQMVSDLRNTFSLRKRRPTMQALASPCEISQLAMFINFEEDPTSELSGRSLKVDLKTTDIFSFSDQQVSLVGSVDLVYRNSWHEVRTLHFRGETAMLEALKTILGKMHQDAIPPESVDVFCYSKNLRGVMRNMVYQLLAECIDLRLKPIEQEKRRRFKALKIAQQTYGLFFERRGVSVQVLENSVDFYRSISISKLKGSPLLMLDKEQEFQLPQIVDCYASEGLIQFFFEDSEQGFNIYVLDEANRVEVYHQFSGMKDEMIASVNSFYTSIKDDNQLPTQLINFNLPQYYQIVHPMEGESYIEPYRNDGCTYAKSDKAVNA, encoded by the coding sequence TTGCAGGCTTACACAAAGACGCTTATCCAGAGATTAGATAACTTAAACCAGCAGCGTATTGAGCGTGCTCTGGCTCTTATGGATATTCAAGGCCAGCATGTTTTTCACTTGATCCCAGCGCTCCTTCATTTCAATCATACCTCCATCCCAGGTTATTACGATGCTCATGTCCCGTTTGGGGTATTCGGTCTCGAGTTTAATGCGGTTCAGCAGCAATTTATCGAAGATACCGAGCTCACGACGGGTCAACCTTTGGAGACATGCTCTCAGCCGGCTATTTTAGCTTTGTATACCATGGGAAGTACGTCATCTATCGGCCAAAGTACTTCCAGTGACCTAGATATCTGGGTTTGCGTTTCACCAACGATGAGCTGCGAAGATAGGGAGAGCTTGTCCAATAAGTGTTTATTAATCACAGAGTGGGCACAAAACCAAGGTGTTGAAGCCAATTTCTTTGTGATGGATGAGAAGCGCTTTCTTACCAACCACTCAGAAGAAATGACTGGAGATAACTGTGGCTCCTCTCAGCACCTTTTGCTACTTGATGAGTTTTATCGGTCAGCCGTTCGTTTAGCTGGACAAAGGCTACTCTGGCAAATTGTACCTCCAGAGATGGAAGAATGTTACGATGAGTACGTTCAAGGTCTTTGTCGCCAAGGTATTATTGATTGTGCTGATTGGATTGATTTTGGACAGTTAAATCGTATTCCAGCAGAGGAATACTTTGGGTCAAATTTATGGCAGTTATACAAGAGTATTGACTCGCCCTACAAGTCAGTATTAAAGGCTATTCTACTCGAAGCTTATTCGTGGGAGTATCCTCATACTCAGCTCCTTAGTATCGATACTAAACGTCGTTTTTTTGCGCATAAACCTGATCTCTATGGTATGGATGCCTACTATCTGATGCTGGAAAAGGTGACACGATATCTCCTACGCATAGGCGACCATGCTAGGCTCGATCTGGTTAGGCGTTGTTTCTACCTCAAAACGCACGAAAAGCTGTCACGTGAACCTGGTGTGGGTTCGGTTGCATGGCGTCGTGAAGCACTAAGCGATATGATTGACAAGTGGCAGTGGGATGAAAAGGTACTTGCCGAGCTTGATGATCGTCGCAATTGGAAAGTAGAGCAGGTTAAGGTAGTGCATCACGCGTTACTTGATGCACTTATGTTAAGTTATCGAAATTTAATTCAGTTTGCTCGTCGCAACGATATTACTTCGGCGATAAGCCCACAAGATATCAGCATACTGGCCCGTAAGCTCTATGCCGCTTTTGAAGTTCTGCCCGGTAAAGTGACCTTACTTAACCCACAGATCTCTCCTGATTTACATGAACCAGATTTAAGTTTCATAGAGGTGCAGCCGGGGCGAACAAACAAAGCAGGTTGGTATTTATATAAACATCCGCTCAAAGCAGAGAGCCTCATTGGTCAGACATTTTTGGAACATAATGAATATCTCAGTAAGTTAGTCGCTTGGTCTTTCTTCAATGGTTTGATAACTGAGTCGACTCGTTTGCACTCTGTAGTTCGAGATGCACATCTTGATATTGATAAGTTTTATCAAATGGTCAGCGATCTTCGTAACACGTTTTCATTGCGAAAACGTAGGCCGACAATGCAAGCTTTAGCAAGCCCATGTGAAATTAGTCAGTTGGCCATGTTCATCAATTTTGAAGAAGATCCCACCAGTGAATTGAGCGGGCGTTCGCTAAAAGTTGACCTGAAAACCACCGATATCTTCAGTTTTTCAGACCAGCAAGTAAGTCTCGTTGGTAGTGTTGACTTAGTGTATCGCAATTCCTGGCATGAAGTGCGCACCCTACATTTTCGAGGTGAAACAGCGATGCTGGAAGCTTTGAAGACCATTTTGGGTAAAATGCATCAAGATGCCATACCGCCTGAGTCTGTGGATGTATTCTGCTATAGCAAAAATTTGCGTGGGGTGATGCGCAATATGGTGTACCAGCTGCTGGCTGAATGTATAGATTTGCGTCTAAAACCGATCGAGCAGGAGAAACGTCGTCGTTTTAAAGCGTTGAAAATTGCTCAGCAAACTTATGGACTTTTCTTTGAGCGTCGTGGAGTTTCTGTTCAAGTACTAGAGAACTCAGTGGATTTTTATCGCAGTATCTCAATTAGTAAACTTAAAGGCTCTCCGTTGTTAATGTTGGACAAAGAGCAGGAGTTTCAGCTACCGCAAATTGTCGATTGCTACGCAAGCGAAGGTCTAATTCAGTTCTTCTTCGAAGATAGCGAACAGGGCTTTAACATTTACGTGTTAGATGAAGCGAATCGTGTCGAGGTTTACCATCAGTTCAGTGGTATGAAGGATGAGATGATTGCCAGCGTTAATAGTTTTTATACATCAATCAAAGACGATAACCAACTGCCTACCCAATTGATAAACTTTAATTTGCCTCAATACTATCAAATTGTTCACCCTATGGAAGGGGAATCATACATAGAGCCCTATCGTAATGATGGTTGCACTTACGCAAAGTCCGATAAGGCGGTGAATGCATAA
- the hemC gene encoding hydroxymethylbilane synthase — MTQSTPIRIATRKSPLALWQANYVKEALQAAHPGLKVELITMVTKGDVILDTPLAKVGGKGLFVKELEVAMLENRADLAVHSMKDVPVDFPEGLGLVTICERDDARDAFVSNKYDCIDQLPQGAIVGTCSLRRQCQLKEYRPDIEIKELRGNVGTRLNKLDSNEYDAIILAAAGLKRLKLEQRIRSFIEPEQSLPAVGQGAIGIECRLDDQQLIKLLEPLNHRATYDKVMCERAMNLTLEGGCQVPIGSYSVLQGEELWLRALVGEPDGSKIIRGEIRGSRNEAETLGVTLANQLLDNGARDILTRLYAKQG, encoded by the coding sequence ATGACTCAATCAACCCCAATTCGTATTGCTACACGAAAAAGCCCCCTTGCACTATGGCAAGCAAACTATGTAAAAGAAGCGCTACAAGCGGCGCACCCAGGGCTGAAGGTTGAACTCATCACTATGGTTACCAAAGGCGATGTCATTTTAGATACTCCTTTGGCAAAGGTTGGGGGTAAAGGCTTATTTGTCAAAGAGCTTGAAGTTGCCATGCTAGAAAATCGTGCCGACCTAGCCGTTCATTCAATGAAAGATGTGCCGGTTGATTTTCCAGAAGGTTTAGGTTTAGTTACGATTTGTGAACGTGACGATGCAAGAGATGCGTTTGTATCCAACAAATACGATTGCATTGACCAACTCCCTCAAGGAGCGATTGTTGGAACCTGTAGCTTACGTAGGCAGTGTCAACTCAAAGAATATCGCCCTGATATAGAGATAAAAGAACTCAGAGGTAATGTCGGCACCCGACTAAATAAGCTCGACTCCAACGAATATGACGCCATTATTCTCGCAGCTGCGGGACTTAAGCGTCTTAAATTGGAACAGCGCATACGTAGCTTTATAGAGCCTGAGCAATCTTTACCTGCGGTCGGCCAAGGGGCTATTGGTATCGAATGTCGTCTTGACGACCAACAACTAATAAAGCTTCTTGAACCGCTCAATCACAGAGCAACCTACGATAAAGTTATGTGCGAGCGTGCAATGAATTTAACACTAGAAGGCGGCTGCCAAGTACCAATCGGCAGTTACTCTGTTTTGCAAGGAGAGGAGCTATGGCTCAGAGCCTTAGTCGGAGAGCCTGACGGTTCAAAAATTATTCGAGGTGAAATTCGAGGATCCAGAAATGAGGCAGAAACTCTTGGTGTAACACTCGCTAATCAGCTGCTCGATAATGGTGCTCGCGACATACTAACCAGATTGTACGCGAAGCAAGGCTAA
- a CDS encoding uroporphyrinogen-III synthase, whose product MAVLITRPGEQGQALCQLLNTAGTSAFYLPLLKITSGKDFYNAKKELADVDIVIAVSPNAVTFTQQALSGIWPRKSTYIAVGHKTAHALSKHNQQNVHYPDVSDSEHLLELKQLSKVNGKKIIILRGNGGRELIRNTLLARGAQVSYLEIYRRENITFDADIETVSWKNNRIKQIVITSLGQLNHFVSQLSQTQKNWVVTLQLFVPSQRIATEAKQLGFLDVITTSSASNKDLLAALKPK is encoded by the coding sequence ATGGCAGTGCTGATTACGCGTCCAGGAGAACAAGGTCAAGCGCTTTGCCAACTACTGAACACAGCCGGCACCAGCGCTTTCTATTTACCCTTGCTCAAGATCACATCTGGCAAGGACTTCTATAACGCTAAGAAAGAGCTAGCCGATGTCGATATAGTCATAGCGGTTAGCCCAAATGCGGTTACTTTCACTCAGCAAGCACTCTCTGGTATATGGCCACGTAAATCAACCTATATTGCGGTTGGTCATAAAACAGCACATGCATTAAGTAAACACAACCAACAAAACGTACACTACCCTGATGTATCAGATAGCGAGCACTTGCTTGAGCTTAAGCAACTAAGCAAAGTAAATGGAAAGAAGATTATTATTCTGCGCGGTAATGGAGGCCGTGAGTTAATTCGCAACACATTACTCGCACGAGGGGCACAAGTGAGTTATCTCGAAATCTATCGAAGAGAGAACATCACTTTCGATGCTGATATTGAAACCGTTAGTTGGAAAAACAATCGCATTAAGCAAATAGTGATCACCAGCTTAGGTCAACTGAATCACTTTGTATCACAACTCTCTCAAACACAGAAAAACTGGGTGGTTACGCTGCAGCTTTTCGTTCCTAGTCAACGAATTGCAACAGAGGCAAAACAATTGGGGTTTCTTGACGTGATAACCACGAGCAGCGCTTCAAACAAGGACTTACTGGCTGCACTCAAGCCAAAGTAG
- a CDS encoding uroporphyrinogen-III C-methyltransferase, translated as MTSKDKNNSIEPETDITAQEIAKDKAKAPNKDIKKEHIHNKAAPNSMRLGWLAIALSIVLPSGVAYYSYEQNAQYEIQISSLQAQLMQAKTTIQQELNANQEATVSKVENAAQNAETRLAQQQRSINSLQLALADVKGRHPNDWLLAEADYLVKLAGRKLFLEHDAASATELMESADQRIATLNDPSLVPLRQSMSNDIMTLKSIPIIDKDGLVLRLTSLQQQVDNLPLANAILPDTQKNEQPSVSTDIHDWKSNLLTSLKDFSQNFITFRTRDGSAIPLLSPQQHFYLRENIKAKLETAIKAVYIGQQNIYSTALTTADNWSSTYFNQESSMVNEFNSALALLSKQNIHVDYPVKLETQQVLSDVIQDRLRRDVATLITEDK; from the coding sequence ATGACAAGCAAAGATAAAAACAATTCGATCGAACCTGAAACAGACATTACAGCACAAGAAATAGCAAAAGATAAGGCAAAAGCACCCAATAAAGACATCAAGAAAGAGCACATACACAACAAAGCAGCGCCTAATTCAATGAGACTCGGATGGCTTGCGATAGCTCTGTCCATAGTATTGCCAAGTGGTGTTGCCTATTACTCTTATGAGCAAAACGCTCAATATGAAATACAAATCAGCTCTCTACAAGCTCAGCTAATGCAAGCAAAAACAACCATTCAGCAAGAATTAAACGCCAACCAAGAGGCAACAGTTTCAAAAGTAGAAAATGCCGCACAAAACGCCGAAACTCGCCTTGCTCAACAACAGAGAAGTATTAATAGCTTGCAGCTCGCATTAGCTGATGTCAAAGGACGGCACCCAAACGACTGGCTGCTTGCTGAAGCAGATTACTTAGTTAAACTGGCTGGTCGAAAACTATTTCTTGAGCATGATGCAGCAAGTGCAACTGAGCTAATGGAAAGCGCAGATCAACGTATCGCGACACTAAACGATCCTAGCTTGGTACCGCTACGCCAATCCATGAGCAATGACATTATGACACTAAAGTCCATTCCTATCATAGATAAAGATGGTCTTGTGCTTAGGCTCACTTCGTTGCAGCAGCAGGTAGATAACTTGCCACTGGCTAATGCCATTCTTCCTGATACTCAAAAAAATGAGCAGCCTAGTGTCTCAACCGACATCCATGATTGGAAATCGAATTTACTAACGTCACTTAAAGATTTTTCGCAAAACTTCATTACATTTCGCACGCGAGATGGTAGTGCGATACCACTGCTCTCACCACAGCAGCATTTCTATCTGAGAGAAAATATCAAAGCCAAACTCGAGACTGCAATCAAAGCAGTTTACATTGGACAGCAAAACATCTATTCAACAGCGCTAACAACAGCTGACAATTGGTCTAGCACCTATTTCAACCAAGAGTCCAGTATGGTTAATGAGTTTAATAGTGCGCTAGCTCTGCTAAGTAAACAGAATATTCATGTTGATTACCCAGTTAAGCTTGAAACACAACAGGTTTTATCTGATGTTATCCAAGATCGCCTTCGTCGAGATGTTGCAACACTTATCACGGAGGATAAATAA
- a CDS encoding heme biosynthesis protein HemY yields MFRLAFLFVVLGSGLFIGNQYAGQQGYVLISVANKTLEMSVTTLIILAILGVVILFGLEFVVRKAFYASSLTWNYFSVRKVRKARRHTNEGIIKLLEGDFKSAEKQVTRQANHHDMPLLCYLVASEAAHGLGDKVKRDQYLGLASQQDNSELAVALTRAKQQVAEKDYAAAFDTLSELKSNQPNNQVVLTLLKSIHTELKMWQPLLDSLPVLEKKKIISKEERILLNRQAQCGLLEQIAEQQGSDGVSTYWNNLPRKLKTDTHLVECFAKQLMARKSDANAFTVIKEHLKKYPSSSLYELLPDMNLADPHPIIAFLESILRKDDNNACAHSALARFHLRKGDWADAQSHLEKALSIRSSLADYACLADALEKQNMTVAAREVSKKALTLVQA; encoded by the coding sequence ATGTTTAGGCTAGCATTTCTGTTTGTTGTTTTAGGCTCAGGACTATTTATAGGCAATCAATATGCAGGTCAACAAGGCTATGTGCTGATTTCCGTTGCCAATAAAACCCTCGAAATGAGCGTAACAACACTGATAATTTTGGCAATCCTTGGAGTTGTCATTTTATTTGGATTAGAGTTTGTCGTAAGAAAGGCTTTCTATGCGAGCTCATTAACTTGGAACTATTTTTCAGTGCGAAAAGTGAGGAAAGCTCGACGCCACACCAATGAAGGTATTATCAAGCTACTGGAAGGTGATTTTAAGTCTGCAGAGAAGCAAGTCACTCGCCAAGCGAATCACCATGACATGCCTTTATTGTGCTATCTAGTCGCATCTGAAGCCGCTCATGGGTTAGGTGATAAAGTAAAGCGAGACCAATACTTAGGCCTTGCCTCGCAACAAGACAACTCTGAGTTAGCAGTCGCTCTTACACGTGCAAAACAACAGGTCGCTGAAAAAGATTATGCAGCAGCATTTGATACTCTATCAGAGTTAAAATCCAATCAGCCGAATAATCAAGTTGTCCTCACATTGCTTAAAAGCATTCATACAGAACTCAAAATGTGGCAACCTCTACTTGATAGTCTACCTGTGTTGGAAAAGAAAAAAATAATTTCCAAAGAAGAACGTATATTACTCAATCGTCAAGCTCAATGTGGTTTATTAGAGCAAATAGCAGAGCAGCAAGGTAGCGATGGAGTCTCAACATACTGGAATAACTTGCCGCGCAAATTGAAAACGGATACCCATCTTGTTGAATGCTTTGCTAAACAACTCATGGCACGCAAGTCAGACGCCAATGCCTTCACTGTAATAAAAGAACACTTAAAGAAATACCCTAGCTCTAGCTTATATGAACTGCTACCGGATATGAACCTAGCCGATCCTCATCCGATCATTGCTTTTCTTGAGAGTATTTTAAGAAAGGACGATAACAACGCTTGTGCTCATAGTGCCTTAGCTCGGTTCCATTTAAGAAAAGGCGATTGGGCTGATGCACAAAGTCACTTAGAGAAAGCGCTGTCAATTCGCTCCAGCCTTGCAGATTATGCCTGCCTAGCTGATGCATTAGAGAAACAAAACATGACAGTAGCAGCACGTGAAGTGTCTAAAAAAGCACTCACATTAGTGCAAGCATAA